The following are from one region of the Serinus canaria isolate serCan28SL12 chromosome 8, serCan2020, whole genome shotgun sequence genome:
- the SLC5A9 gene encoding sodium/glucose cotransporter 4, with amino-acid sequence MSQQTTATTELPGLPGDTAAAFAVADIVVVVLYFVFILAVGIWSSVRASRGTVGGYFLAGRSMSWWPIGASLMSTDVGSGSFIGLAGTAAAGGIAVGGFEWNAIWPLLALGWIFVPVYIAAGVVTLPEYLKKRFGGQRLQIYTSVLSLILYIFTRISTDIFAGALFIQTALGWNLYLSTVVLLAVTAVYTIAGGLTAVIYTDVLQTLIMVLGALVLMFIGFEKVGWYEGLKEKYSTAIPKITVPNTDCHLPRADAFHLFRDPITGDIPWPGLVFGLTVVALWCWCTDQVMVQRSLSAKNLSHAKGGSVFAGYLKLFPVFFLVMPGMISRALFPDEVACVDPEVCKRICGAAVGCSNIAYPKLVIELMPDGLRGLMIAVMMAALMSSLTSVFNSSSTLFVLDIWQRLRRQPSEQELMIVGRVFTLILVVISILWIPMVQSANSGKLFDYIQSIGSYLSPPIAALFILAIFCKRVNEPGAFWGLIAGFVVGVIRMIMEFSSSAPSCGEEDRRPAVLKDVHYLYFALILFVLTAIVIVLVSLCTPPIPEEKLDGLMWWTRHKKAPALNLENSEAAAQMDPEKNEKDLEEAAASDIKEEAAAKRPWWKTVYMWFCGLPTNPTPTLSPEEKAALEHRLTSLEEKPHWKIVCDISAILLMATNIFLWAYFG; translated from the exons ATGAGCCAGCAGACCACAGCCACCAcggagctgcctgggctgccaggggacACGGCAGCAGCCTTTGCAGTGGCAGACATCGTCGTGGTGGTTCTGTACTTTGTCTTTATCCTCGCTGTGGGGATATGG TCATCGGTGCGAGCGAGCCGGGGCACTGTTGGAGGATATTTTCTGGCTGGACGATCCATGTCTTGGTGGCCT ATCGGAGCCTCCCTGATGTCGACGGACGTGGGCAGCGGTTCGTTCATCGGCCTGGCGGGCACGGCAGCAGCCGGGGGCATCGCCGTCGGGGGCTTCGAGTGGAAC GCCATCTGgccactgctggctctgggctggatCTTTGTGCCAGTTTACATCGCAGCAGGAGTTGTCACCCTGCCTGAGTACCTGAAGAAGAGGTTTGGAGGGCAGAGGCTGCAAATCTACACGTCTGTGCTGTCCCTGATTCTCTATATATTCACCAGGATATCC ACAGACATTTTTGCTGGAGCATTGTTCATCCAAACTGCTTTGGGCTGGAACCTCTACTTGTCCACTGTGGTCCTGCTAGCAGTGACTGCTGTCTACACCATAGCTG GGGGTTTGACTGCTGTGATTTACACAGACGTGCTGCAGACCCTGATCATGGTGCTGGGAGCTTTGGTCCTCATGTTCATAG GATTTGAAAAAGTTGGCTGGTATGAAGGACTTAAGGAGAAATACAGCACAGCAATACCAAAGATCACAGTCCCAAACACAGACTGTCACCTCCCACGGGCAGATGCCTTTCATTTGTTCAGGGATCCCATCACAGGAGACATTCCCTGGCCTGGCCTTGTATTTGGTCTCACTGTGGTGGCTCTTTGGTGCTGGTGCACTGACCAG GTGATGGTCCAGAGGTCTCTCTCTGCCAAGAACCTCTCCCATGCCAAAGGTGGATCAGTGTTTGCAGGATATCTGAAActcttccctgtttttttccttgtcatgCCAGGAATGATCAGCAGagctcttttcccag aTGAAGTGGCCTGCGTGGACCCAGAGGTCTGCAAAAGGAtctgtggagctgctgtgggttGTTCCAACATTGCCTACCCCAAACTGGTCATTGAACTCATGCCTGATG ggctccGGGGTTTGATGATTGCAGTGATGATGGCAGCCCTGATGAGCTCCCTCACCTCTGTgttcaacagcagcagcaccctctTCGTGCTGGACATCTGGCAGCGGCTCCGCAGGCAGCCCTCCGAGCAGGAGCTGATGATTGTGGGCAG AGTCTTCACCCTCATCCTTGTGGTCATCAGCATTCTCTGGATCCCAATGGTTCAGTCGGCCAACAGTGGGAAGCTCTTTGACTACATTCAGTCCATAGGCAGCTACCTGAGCCCACCAATTGCAGCCCTCTTCATCCTGGCAATCTTCTGCAAGAGGGTGAATGAGCCT GGTGCTTTCTGGGGCCTTATAGCTGGCTTTGTTGTTGGTGTGATTCGGATGATCATGGAGTTCAGTTCCAGTGCCCCGTCCTGTGGGGAGGAGGACAGGAGACCAGCTGTGCTAAAGGATGTGCACTACCTCTACTTTGCCCTCATCCTCTTTGTCCTCACTGCCATTGTCATCGTCCTCGTCAGCCTCTGCACACCCCCCATCCCTGAAGAAAAG CTGGATGGCCTCATGTGGTGGACCAGGCACAAAAAAGCACCTGCCCTAAACCTGGAAAAcagtgaagcagcagcacagatggacccagaaaagaatgagaaggacctggaggaagctgcagcttcAGACATTAAGGAGGAGGCAG CAGCCAAACGTCCCTGGTGGAAAACAGTGTACATGTGGTTCTGTGGCCTGCCCACCAACCCCACTCCCACCCTGTCCCCGGAGGagaaagcagccctggagcacagaCTCACCAGCCTCGAGGAGAAGCCTCACTGGAAGATTGTGTGTGACATTAGTGCCATTCTCCTGATGGCCACCAACATCTTCCTCTGGGCATATTTTGGCTGA